From Geomonas agri, one genomic window encodes:
- a CDS encoding 3-isopropylmalate dehydratase small subunit: MKTFGGPALFLDRSDINTDEIIPAKYLTEITKEDLKPYLLEDLKLPGFDPKSDKTFGAGAVVTRANFGCGSSREHAPWVFEVNGINVVIAQSFARIFRQNMFNCGMAAIELSPEKIDQLFSYAGAADAAIEVDVANTTLTIKGGGREESMQFEISPFDKALVLAGGWVDYADSKY, from the coding sequence ATGAAAACATTTGGCGGCCCGGCCCTTTTCCTGGACCGTAGCGACATAAACACCGACGAGATCATCCCGGCCAAGTACCTCACCGAGATCACCAAGGAGGACCTGAAGCCGTACCTGCTCGAGGACCTCAAACTCCCGGGCTTTGACCCCAAGAGCGATAAAACCTTCGGCGCCGGCGCCGTGGTGACCCGCGCCAACTTCGGCTGCGGCTCCTCCCGCGAGCATGCTCCCTGGGTCTTCGAGGTGAATGGCATTAACGTGGTCATCGCCCAGTCTTTCGCCAGGATCTTCCGGCAGAACATGTTCAACTGTGGCATGGCGGCTATCGAGCTCTCCCCGGAGAAGATCGACCAGCTCTTCAGCTACGCCGGCGCTGCCGACGCGGCCATCGAGGTGGACGTGGCCAACACCACCCTCACCATCAAGGGGGGAGGACGAGAGGAGTCGATGCAGTTCGAAATCTCTCCGTTTGACAAGGCGCTGGTTCTTGCCGGCGGCTGGGTTGATTACGCCGACAGCAAATACTGA
- a CDS encoding 3-isopropylmalate dehydratase large subunit: MGMTTAQKIFAAHLVDEPFAGTKVLGIDVVMCHEITTPIAIADLMARGKDRVFDNTKIKAVIDHVTPSKDSKTATQAKMLRDWARRHDIKDFFDIGANGVCHALFPEKGFIRPGNTVIMGDSHTCTHGAFGAFAAGVGTTDLEVGILKGVCAFREPKTIRINLNGTLPKGVFAKDAILRVIGELTVNGATDRVIEFGGPIVDGMTMESRMTLCNMAIEAGGTSGICAPDRVTVDYLWPFISDSFASKEAAVAEYSKWASDADAEYDKVIDLDLSNLTPLCTFGYKPDQVKSIDEMAGQPVDQVYLGSCTNGRLEDLRVAAQILKGKKIAPTVRGILSPATPQIYKDAVAEGLIQIFMDAGFCVTNPTCGACLGMSNGVLAEGEVCASTTNRNFMGRMGKGGMVHLLSPATAAASAIEGKLADPRKYL; encoded by the coding sequence ATGGGTATGACTACGGCTCAAAAGATATTCGCGGCCCATCTGGTTGATGAGCCTTTTGCAGGAACCAAGGTGCTCGGCATCGACGTGGTGATGTGTCACGAAATCACCACCCCCATCGCCATCGCGGACCTCATGGCGCGCGGCAAAGACCGGGTCTTCGACAACACCAAGATCAAGGCGGTCATTGACCACGTGACCCCGAGCAAGGACTCCAAGACCGCAACCCAGGCCAAGATGCTCAGGGACTGGGCGCGCCGCCACGATATCAAGGACTTCTTCGACATCGGCGCCAACGGCGTCTGCCATGCGCTGTTTCCGGAGAAGGGCTTTATCCGCCCGGGTAACACCGTCATCATGGGCGACTCCCACACCTGCACCCACGGCGCTTTCGGCGCCTTCGCCGCCGGCGTCGGCACCACCGACCTCGAGGTGGGGATCCTGAAGGGTGTCTGCGCCTTCCGCGAGCCCAAGACCATCAGGATCAACCTGAACGGCACCCTCCCCAAAGGCGTATTCGCGAAAGACGCCATCCTGCGCGTCATCGGGGAGCTGACTGTGAACGGCGCCACCGACCGCGTCATCGAGTTCGGCGGACCCATCGTCGACGGCATGACCATGGAGTCCAGGATGACCCTGTGCAACATGGCCATCGAGGCGGGCGGCACCTCCGGCATCTGCGCTCCGGATCGCGTCACCGTCGACTACCTCTGGCCCTTCATCTCCGACTCCTTCGCTTCCAAGGAAGCGGCGGTCGCCGAGTACAGCAAGTGGGCCTCCGACGCCGACGCCGAGTACGACAAGGTGATCGACCTCGACCTCTCCAACCTGACCCCGCTGTGCACCTTCGGCTATAAGCCGGACCAGGTCAAGAGCATCGACGAGATGGCCGGCCAGCCGGTGGACCAGGTCTACCTCGGCTCCTGCACCAACGGTCGTCTCGAGGACCTCAGGGTCGCGGCCCAGATCCTTAAGGGGAAGAAGATCGCCCCGACCGTGCGCGGCATCCTCTCGCCGGCAACCCCGCAGATCTACAAGGACGCGGTGGCCGAGGGGCTGATCCAGATCTTCATGGACGCCGGCTTCTGCGTCACCAACCCGACCTGTGGCGCCTGCCTGGGCATGAGCAACGGCGTCCTGGCTGAGGGTGAGGTCTGCGCCTCTACCACCAACCGCAACTTCATGGGCAGGATGGGCAAAGGGGGCATGGTGCACCTGCTCTCGCCGGCGACCGCCGCCGCCTCCGCCATCGAAGGCAAACTTGCCGACCCGCGCAAGTACTTGTAA
- a CDS encoding MlaD family protein — MALSVEKKVGMFFVFGLIILGVLLEVGEKWNPFEKKIMYRTYLTSITGLKVGDPVRLAGVDVGRITKIIVLNDKIEIDFEVKPGTRIKVDTVAGLRLTNLLGGQFLGLSFGSPNGALLPEGGTVRGKDVANIDIIVDNLSDVVKDTKVLINNLNKNQDDVLKKVSGMLDENRGNLRDALSNISSITGKIDRGDGSLALLLNDRKLYDDASSAVSSLKVVSSKIEKGEGTLGKLVNDETVYNDASALIKDLRSGVKDLNAGMKDVKDITAKINKGEGTLGKLVYDDSLYTELRDASKNVKEITQKINSGQGTIGKLVNEDQLYRDTTATLKKAERAMEGLGDTGPISVLGSIVGTLF, encoded by the coding sequence ATGGCTTTGTCAGTCGAGAAAAAAGTCGGCATGTTCTTCGTGTTCGGCCTCATTATCCTGGGCGTGCTGCTCGAGGTCGGGGAGAAGTGGAACCCCTTTGAAAAGAAGATCATGTACCGGACCTACCTCACCAGCATCACCGGCCTCAAGGTGGGGGACCCGGTCCGCCTGGCGGGTGTCGACGTCGGGCGCATCACCAAGATCATTGTCTTGAACGACAAGATAGAGATCGACTTCGAGGTGAAACCCGGTACCCGCATAAAGGTCGACACCGTAGCGGGTCTCAGGCTGACCAACCTCCTGGGCGGCCAGTTCCTGGGGCTTTCCTTCGGCTCTCCCAACGGCGCGCTGCTCCCAGAAGGCGGGACGGTGCGCGGCAAGGATGTCGCAAACATAGACATCATCGTGGATAATCTTTCCGATGTGGTGAAGGACACCAAGGTCCTGATCAACAACCTGAACAAGAACCAGGATGACGTGCTCAAGAAGGTTTCGGGCATGCTGGATGAGAACCGAGGCAACCTGAGGGACGCCCTGTCCAACATCAGTAGCATCACCGGCAAGATTGACCGCGGCGATGGCTCGCTGGCCCTGCTCCTGAACGATCGCAAGCTCTACGACGACGCCTCCAGCGCGGTGAGCAGCCTCAAGGTCGTCTCCAGCAAGATCGAGAAAGGGGAGGGGACTCTCGGCAAACTGGTCAACGACGAGACGGTCTACAACGACGCCTCTGCCCTGATCAAAGACCTGAGGAGCGGGGTTAAGGACCTGAACGCGGGCATGAAGGACGTGAAGGACATCACCGCCAAGATCAACAAGGGCGAAGGGACCCTGGGCAAGCTGGTCTACGACGATAGTCTCTACACCGAGCTGCGCGACGCCTCCAAGAACGTGAAGGAGATCACCCAGAAGATCAACTCCGGCCAGGGGACCATCGGCAAGTTGGTCAACGAGGACCAGCTCTACCGAGACACCACGGCCACCCTCAAGAAGGCGGAGCGCGCCATGGAGGGGCTGGGCGACACCGGCCCGATCTCCGTGCTTGGCTCCATCGTCGGGACCCTGTTCTAA
- a CDS encoding cold-shock protein: MAQGKVKWFNDAKGFGFIEQENGEDVFVHFSAITGEGFKSLAEGESVSFDVTNGPKGLQAANVKKIG, from the coding sequence ATGGCACAGGGCAAAGTTAAATGGTTCAACGACGCGAAAGGATTCGGCTTCATCGAGCAGGAGAACGGCGAGGACGTGTTCGTGCACTTCTCCGCAATCACCGGGGAAGGCTTCAAGTCCCTGGCTGAAGGGGAATCGGTCTCCTTTGACGTGACCAACGGGCCGAAAGGTCTGCAGGCTGCGAACGTCAAAAAGATAGGCTAA
- a CDS encoding cell envelope integrity protein TolA produces MTRFTPSITGLSALLFLATVACAEPQPEPQPVPRSEPPTEQKADQKAEQKAEQKAEQKAEQKAEQKAEQAPEQKGTIFTLWPLIDYRESPKERFSNLAILGPLFKYQRNGDDRDVALRPLFYRTTRTDEHASSSYYLYPVATQEKTPEADNFEVLQLFRTSSYRKQETAPEREQSTMLFPFYIAGDSKQHGHYRAFFPVYGNIYDRFWRDEYHFVMFPLYGSTVKKGTTTRHYLWPIFSTTSGENESGFGVFPLYGESHKTGVYQKRFVLWPFYTSESTGLNTDNPTSKKFIFPLYASTDSPKRTSRSYLWPFFGYTDDRGKKQEEVDYFWPFITKVRGEKKNSDSFLPFYSHEAFSGGEKSWYLWPLYRHEELKSENFGQDQDRILFFLYRDNHEFWPKDGNERRRTTMWPLFLYRKSPEGVSSFSFPAPVESILDKEGIEKDWAPLWRIYQRRWDQGGNSTSSLLWNLFWHERRGNDLAYEFFPFISYRDTAKERELKFLKGLVSLKRDGGQEELSLFWLPFGLKWGDK; encoded by the coding sequence ATGACACGTTTCACGCCGTCCATAACCGGGTTGTCCGCTTTGTTGTTCCTGGCAACCGTTGCTTGCGCTGAACCCCAGCCTGAGCCACAGCCGGTACCGAGGTCTGAGCCTCCAACTGAGCAGAAAGCTGATCAGAAGGCTGAGCAGAAGGCTGAGCAGAAGGCTGAGCAGAAGGCTGAGCAGAAGGCTGAGCAGAAGGCTGAGCAGGCACCCGAGCAGAAAGGGACCATCTTCACCTTGTGGCCCCTGATCGACTATCGCGAGAGCCCCAAGGAGCGCTTCAGCAATCTCGCCATCCTCGGTCCGCTGTTCAAGTACCAGCGCAACGGGGATGACAGGGATGTCGCCCTGCGTCCGCTGTTCTACAGGACCACCCGCACCGACGAGCATGCTTCCTCTTCCTACTACCTCTACCCGGTGGCAACCCAGGAGAAGACCCCGGAAGCGGACAACTTCGAGGTGCTGCAGCTGTTCAGGACCTCCAGCTATCGAAAGCAGGAGACGGCGCCGGAACGCGAACAGTCGACCATGCTCTTTCCGTTCTATATCGCAGGCGACTCCAAACAGCACGGGCACTACCGCGCCTTTTTCCCGGTCTACGGCAACATCTACGACCGTTTCTGGCGCGACGAGTACCACTTCGTCATGTTCCCGCTTTACGGCAGCACCGTGAAGAAGGGGACCACCACCAGGCACTACCTCTGGCCCATATTCTCCACCACCTCCGGCGAGAACGAGTCGGGCTTCGGCGTCTTCCCGCTCTACGGCGAATCGCACAAGACCGGCGTGTACCAGAAACGTTTCGTGCTCTGGCCGTTCTACACCTCGGAGAGCACCGGCCTCAACACGGATAACCCGACCAGCAAGAAGTTCATCTTCCCGCTGTACGCATCGACCGACTCGCCCAAAAGGACCTCGCGCAGCTACCTGTGGCCTTTCTTCGGCTACACCGACGACCGCGGCAAGAAGCAGGAGGAGGTGGACTACTTCTGGCCCTTCATCACCAAGGTGCGCGGCGAGAAGAAGAACAGCGACAGCTTCCTGCCGTTTTACTCGCACGAGGCCTTCTCTGGCGGCGAGAAGAGCTGGTATCTGTGGCCCCTGTACAGGCACGAGGAGCTGAAGTCGGAAAACTTCGGTCAGGACCAGGACCGGATCCTCTTCTTCCTGTACCGCGATAATCACGAGTTCTGGCCCAAAGACGGCAACGAGCGGCGCCGCACCACCATGTGGCCGCTATTTTTGTACCGCAAGAGCCCCGAGGGTGTCTCTTCCTTCTCCTTCCCCGCCCCCGTGGAGTCGATCCTGGACAAGGAAGGGATCGAGAAGGATTGGGCGCCTTTGTGGCGCATCTACCAGAGACGCTGGGACCAGGGGGGCAACTCCACGTCCAGCCTGCTCTGGAACCTGTTCTGGCATGAGCGGCGCGGCAACGACCTTGCCTACGAGTTCTTCCCGTTCATCTCCTACCGCGACACCGCCAAGGAGAGGGAACTGAAATTCCTGAAGGGGCTGGTAAGCCTGAAGCGCGATGGCGGGCAAGAGGAGTTGAGCCTCTTCTGGCTCCCCTTCGGACTGAAATGGGGGGATAAGTGA
- a CDS encoding carotenoid biosynthesis protein, which yields MTHILDIAVGTFTMRPYVFAFFAVYLVAAVLHLGWKKTIWFTVCGYLVAFASEFSSINTGFPYGWYYYVDVTRDREFWIAGVPFFDSLSYVFLTYCSYATALLVLSPAKRVKGDLVLLETGRIRRSFAVLVLGSLFQVFLDIVTDPVALQGSRWFLGRIYGYREVGTHFGIPMSNYFGWWLVSALLVLVLQLIDRLCSSKERPAGVGAAPYRSLYGPFLYLCVIAFNLGVTFYIGENLMGLTGLFIFTLPVVMTLVLFRQKLDRYHKDELAAHLADYPWSPAASGHNGRG from the coding sequence ATGACCCACATCCTCGATATCGCCGTGGGGACCTTCACCATGCGTCCCTATGTCTTCGCTTTTTTCGCCGTCTACCTGGTGGCGGCGGTGCTGCACCTGGGGTGGAAGAAGACCATCTGGTTCACTGTGTGCGGCTACCTGGTCGCCTTCGCCTCCGAGTTTTCCTCCATCAACACCGGCTTCCCCTACGGCTGGTACTACTACGTTGACGTGACCCGCGACCGGGAGTTCTGGATCGCCGGTGTGCCCTTCTTCGACTCGCTTTCTTACGTCTTTTTGACCTACTGCAGCTACGCGACGGCCCTCTTGGTGCTGTCGCCCGCCAAACGGGTCAAGGGGGACCTGGTCCTTTTAGAGACCGGGCGCATCCGGCGCTCCTTCGCTGTATTGGTGCTCGGCTCGCTGTTCCAGGTGTTCCTTGACATCGTCACCGACCCCGTGGCTCTGCAGGGGAGTCGGTGGTTCCTGGGGCGGATCTACGGTTACCGCGAGGTGGGCACCCACTTTGGCATCCCGATGTCCAACTATTTCGGGTGGTGGCTGGTAAGCGCCCTCCTGGTCCTGGTGCTGCAGTTGATCGATCGCCTGTGCTCCAGCAAGGAGCGCCCCGCCGGAGTTGGCGCTGCCCCGTATCGCTCGCTGTACGGCCCCTTTCTCTACCTCTGCGTGATCGCCTTCAACCTCGGGGTCACCTTCTACATCGGGGAGAACCTGATGGGGCTCACCGGCCTGTTCATCTTCACGCTGCCGGTGGTGATGACCCTGGTCCTTTTCCGCCAAAAACTCGACCGCTACCACAAGGACGAACTGGCCGCGCACCTTGCCGATTACCCCTGGTCGCCAGCCGCCTCAGGGCATAATGGCCGCGGTTGA
- a CDS encoding M16 family metallopeptidase → MFTSSTPPKLRLTTLPNGVRVVSQQIPGMQSAAIGIRIDSSTRNEEPDTGGASHFIEHLLFKGTPSRTADQITDEFNSIGARANAYTSQEEVFYYAVALASIIPATFDILADMFVHSSLPDEEVEKERGVVLQEILMNQDNPSRFIYNQFHQGFWQGHPLGTPILGTADTIGAISRERLMEHKRANYLTNATIVSVAGNVDHDQIAEQAARLLGELPTGTPRGKKGAADYRVAVGQHVHYTRPMEQTHFYMGYPLPPAGNEHRHQLAVFNQILGSGMNSRLFREVRERRGLAYTVYSMMSSYSDSAGLMIYAGTGPERAQEAVDVCHTEVLRFCEEKVTEDVLAAAKEQIRCARLMALDDCETQVRRISNTTSLLGAPEPIESSLEGIAAVSADEVREVAQLLFKDVVPRVESVGPGEGPGLPC, encoded by the coding sequence ATGTTCACTTCGTCGACTCCCCCCAAGCTTCGCCTCACTACGCTCCCCAACGGGGTGCGGGTAGTTAGCCAGCAGATCCCGGGGATGCAGAGCGCCGCCATCGGTATCCGCATCGACAGCAGCACCCGGAACGAAGAACCCGACACCGGCGGCGCCTCCCATTTCATCGAGCATCTTCTGTTCAAGGGGACCCCGAGCCGCACGGCCGATCAGATTACCGACGAGTTCAACAGCATCGGTGCCCGGGCCAATGCCTACACCAGCCAGGAGGAGGTGTTTTACTACGCCGTCGCACTGGCCTCCATCATCCCGGCCACCTTCGATATCCTGGCCGACATGTTCGTGCACTCCTCGCTCCCGGATGAGGAAGTGGAGAAGGAACGCGGCGTGGTGCTGCAGGAGATCCTGATGAACCAGGACAACCCGAGCCGGTTCATCTACAACCAGTTTCACCAAGGGTTCTGGCAAGGACACCCGCTGGGGACCCCGATCCTCGGCACGGCAGATACCATCGGCGCCATCTCACGGGAGCGCCTGATGGAGCACAAGCGTGCCAATTACCTTACCAACGCCACCATCGTCTCCGTCGCGGGCAACGTGGACCACGACCAGATCGCAGAGCAGGCGGCCCGCCTCCTGGGTGAACTTCCCACCGGTACGCCGCGTGGCAAGAAGGGGGCTGCCGACTACCGGGTCGCCGTCGGCCAGCACGTGCACTACACCCGCCCCATGGAACAGACCCACTTCTACATGGGCTATCCCCTGCCGCCGGCCGGCAATGAACATCGGCACCAGTTGGCCGTTTTCAACCAGATCCTGGGCAGCGGCATGAACTCGCGCCTGTTCCGCGAGGTGCGCGAGCGCAGGGGGCTCGCCTACACCGTCTACTCCATGATGTCCTCCTACTCCGATTCCGCCGGCCTCATGATCTACGCCGGCACCGGCCCGGAACGGGCCCAGGAAGCGGTGGACGTATGCCACACCGAGGTGCTGAGGTTCTGCGAGGAAAAGGTGACCGAGGATGTCCTGGCGGCGGCCAAGGAGCAGATCCGCTGCGCGCGGCTGATGGCTCTGGACGACTGCGAGACCCAGGTACGCAGGATTTCCAACACCACCTCGCTCTTGGGCGCCCCTGAACCGATCGAATCTTCCCTGGAGGGAATAGCCGCGGTCAGCGCCGACGAGGTGCGGGAGGTGGCACAGTTGCTGTTCAAAGACGTGGTGCCGCGGGTGGAATCGGTCGGGCCGGGAGAGGGGCCGGGACTGCCCTGCTAG
- a CDS encoding cytochrome P460 family protein translates to MKKAISILTLATVLGAVGAACAAEQGSLPRNYENWDKSKARVITDKKSMFYGIHYIYVNKKAMPTYKAGGANYPDGSRFVAVNYTIKDEGGKQVPGKKSMIVMMQRDKKAQETGGWRFVGFTPDGKPSGLDGKRDCFSCHEKDAKDRGFVLSRYADFK, encoded by the coding sequence ATGAAAAAAGCGATTTCCATCCTCACCCTCGCCACCGTTCTCGGTGCCGTCGGCGCAGCCTGCGCCGCCGAGCAGGGCTCGCTCCCCAGAAACTACGAGAACTGGGACAAGAGCAAGGCCCGCGTCATCACCGACAAGAAATCGATGTTTTATGGCATCCACTACATCTACGTGAACAAGAAGGCCATGCCCACCTACAAAGCCGGCGGCGCCAACTACCCGGACGGCAGCCGCTTCGTGGCGGTCAACTACACCATCAAGGACGAGGGTGGCAAGCAGGTCCCGGGCAAAAAGAGCATGATCGTCATGATGCAGCGCGACAAGAAGGCCCAGGAGACCGGCGGCTGGCGTTTCGTCGGCTTTACCCCCGACGGCAAGCCCTCCGGCCTGGACGGTAAGCGCGACTGCTTTAGCTGCCACGAGAAGGACGCCAAGGACCGTGGCTTCGTCCTGTCCCGCTACGCAGATTTCAAGTAG
- a CDS encoding LOG family protein, with protein MQLRFNRTNNEIDQMIDDLMQKAGGVHHPEQTREMIIAALKAGQDTSYLADLKLLSNTMKEMRYTTTVFAPYRQKKKVTIFGSARTRPEEEMYQKCIQFSRLLADKGYMIITGGGGGIMQAGNEGAGSEASFAANIKLPFEQSANPIMLKNPRLITYKYFFNRKVAFVKESDAIAVFPGGFGTLDEAMEVFTLVQTGKTSPKPLVLVDDEEGYWEQFFRFIKERLLVMGFISAEDFSIFTITKSYEEAVQVIDDFYTNYHSIRFVNGELIIRLTKVLTAEQIEMLENEFPELRLEGSRIELISARPEEVDEPDLLDLPRIAFRFHHQHYGLLIAFIRRLNTF; from the coding sequence ATGCAACTTCGTTTCAACAGGACAAACAATGAAATCGACCAGATGATCGACGATCTTATGCAGAAGGCCGGAGGGGTGCACCACCCCGAGCAGACGCGCGAGATGATTATCGCGGCCCTCAAGGCGGGACAGGATACCAGCTACCTGGCAGACCTGAAGCTTTTAAGCAACACCATGAAGGAGATGCGCTACACCACCACCGTATTTGCGCCCTACCGCCAGAAGAAAAAAGTCACCATCTTCGGCTCGGCGCGGACCCGCCCCGAGGAGGAGATGTATCAGAAGTGCATCCAGTTCAGCCGGCTCCTGGCTGACAAGGGGTACATGATCATCACCGGAGGCGGTGGCGGGATCATGCAGGCGGGCAACGAAGGGGCCGGCAGCGAGGCGTCCTTTGCAGCCAACATCAAGCTCCCCTTCGAACAGAGCGCCAACCCGATCATGCTGAAGAACCCGAGGCTGATCACCTACAAGTATTTCTTCAACCGCAAGGTCGCCTTCGTAAAGGAATCCGACGCCATCGCTGTTTTTCCGGGCGGTTTCGGGACGCTGGACGAGGCCATGGAGGTGTTCACCCTGGTGCAAACCGGCAAGACCAGCCCCAAACCGCTGGTTCTGGTGGACGACGAGGAAGGATACTGGGAACAATTCTTCCGCTTCATCAAGGAAAGACTGCTTGTTATGGGTTTCATCTCCGCCGAGGACTTCTCCATCTTCACCATCACCAAGAGCTACGAAGAAGCGGTTCAGGTCATCGACGACTTCTACACCAACTACCATTCTATTCGCTTCGTCAACGGCGAGCTCATTATCCGTCTCACCAAGGTGCTCACGGCGGAGCAAATCGAAATGCTGGAGAATGAATTCCCCGAATTAAGATTGGAAGGGAGCCGGATCGAGCTCATTAGCGCCCGTCCCGAGGAGGTCGACGAGCCGGATCTGCTTGATCTGCCGCGCATCGCCTTCCGCTTCCACCACCAGCACTACGGCCTGCTTATAGCCTTCATTAGGAGGTTAAACACCTTTTAG
- a CDS encoding MlaE family ABC transporter permease: MSQVFEPLGKRVLYFYQVLGEMTILMGKVVYFIREAPRNIPSILTQMAIVGWDTLPVASVMAFFVGMVLALQTGVELQKYGGQNIIGAIVGHSMVRELGPVMTSFLVAGRCGSAMAAELGVMTVYEEIDALKTLDIDPVRYLAMPRFIACIICVPALVLYSDLIGIFGGALISNLHPQIFVSYATYYDSLTAALKMKEIGIGLTKSMCFGGIIALVCCYVGFATSGGARGIGQSTTRSVVLSFMLILVADYVLTRLLM, from the coding sequence GTGAGCCAAGTTTTCGAACCGCTAGGCAAGAGGGTGCTCTACTTCTACCAGGTGCTGGGGGAGATGACCATCCTGATGGGCAAGGTCGTATACTTCATACGCGAGGCGCCCCGCAATATCCCCAGCATCCTGACCCAGATGGCGATCGTCGGCTGGGACACCCTTCCCGTCGCATCGGTCATGGCCTTTTTCGTTGGGATGGTGCTCGCCCTGCAGACCGGGGTCGAGTTGCAGAAGTACGGCGGCCAGAACATCATCGGGGCCATCGTCGGCCATTCCATGGTGCGCGAACTTGGGCCGGTCATGACCAGCTTCCTGGTTGCCGGGCGCTGCGGCTCCGCCATGGCCGCCGAACTGGGGGTCATGACGGTGTACGAGGAGATCGACGCGCTGAAGACGCTGGATATCGACCCGGTGCGTTACCTCGCCATGCCGCGTTTCATCGCCTGCATCATCTGCGTCCCGGCCCTGGTGCTCTACTCGGACCTGATCGGCATCTTCGGGGGCGCGTTGATCAGCAACCTGCACCCGCAGATCTTCGTCTCGTACGCAACCTACTACGACAGCCTCACCGCCGCGCTGAAGATGAAGGAGATCGGCATCGGTCTCACCAAGTCCATGTGCTTTGGGGGCATCATCGCCCTGGTCTGCTGCTACGTTGGCTTCGCCACCTCGGGGGGCGCCAGGGGGATCGGCCAGTCCACCACGAGGTCCGTCGTGCTCTCGTTCATGCTGATCCTGGTCGCCGACTACGTGCTGACCAGGCTGCTCATGTAG